Proteins co-encoded in one Microcebus murinus isolate Inina chromosome 5, M.murinus_Inina_mat1.0, whole genome shotgun sequence genomic window:
- the IP6K3 gene encoding inositol hexakisphosphate kinase 3 — MVVQGSADARVGVQLEPFLHQVGGHMSVMKYDEHTVCKPLVSREQRFYESLPLAMKRFTPQYKGTITVHLWKDSQGHLSLVANPLKENQEPFKVSAESAAVAIWQALQQTTSGSGSARILTQLACPAKESGSPAKAALRPESHLSAQVSSRLEDAGGNQAEKKSFNPWGLHCHQAHLTRLRTEFPEDRRHRFLLLENVVSPYTHPCILDLKMGTRQHGDDASEEKKARHMKKCAQSTSARLGVRICGMQVYQTDKKHFLCRDKYYGRKLSVDGFRQALYQFLHNGTHLRAELLEPILRQLQALLAVIRSQSSYRFYSSSLLIIYDGQEPSERTSGSLRPQEAAQVAHSSSPGGLAKVDIRMIDFAHTTYKGSWNEHTTYDGPDPGYIFGLENLIGILQDIQEGQ, encoded by the exons ATGGTGGTGCAGGGCAGCGCGGACGCCAGGGTGGGCGTGCAGCTGGAGCCCTTCCTGCACCAGGTGGGGGGGCACATGAGCGTGATGAAGTATGACGAGCACACCGTGTGCAAGCCCCTCGTCTCCCGGGAGCAGAGGTTCTACGAATCGCTGCCGCTGGCCATGAAGCGCTTCACACCTCAGTACAAAG GCACCATCACCGTGCACCTCTGGAAAGACAGCCAGGGCCATCTCAGCCTGGTCGCCAACCCACTGAAAGAGAATCAGGAGCCCTTCAAGGTCTCCGCGGAGTCAGCGGCGGTGGCCATCTGGCAGGCGCTCCAGCAGACCACCAGCGGCAGCGGCAGCGCTCGCATCCTCACGCAGCTGGCATGCCCAGCCAAGGAGAG CGGCAGCCCAGCCAAGGCGGCCCTGAGGCCCGAGTCCCACCTCAGCGCTCAAGTGTCCTCGCGGCTGGAGGACGCTGGCGGGAACCAGGCTGAGAAGAAGAGCTTCAACCCGTGGGGCCTGCACTGCCACCAGGCCCACCTGACCCGCCTGCGCACCGAGTTCCCCGAGGACAGGCGGCACC GGTTCCTGTTGCTGGAAAACGTGGTGTCGCCGTACACGCACCCCTGCATCCTGGACCTGAAGATGGGGACCCGGCAGCACGGGGACGACGCGTCGGAGGAGAAGAAGGCCCGCCACATGAAGAAGTGTGCGCAGAGCACCTCGGCCCGCCTGGGCGTGCGCATCTGCGGCATGCAG GTCTATCAAACAGATAAGAAGCACTTTCTCTGCAGAGACAAGTACTATGGACGAAAGCTTTCGGTGGATGGGTTCAGGCAAGCCCTCTATCAGTTCCTGCACAATGGAACCCACCTCCGCGCTGAGctgctggagcccatcctacgcCAGCTCCAGGCCCTCCTCGCGGTCATCAGGAGCCAGAGTTCCTACCGGTTCTACTCCAGCTCCCTCCTCATCATCTACGATGGGCAGGAGCCCTCAGAAAGAACCTCAGGCAGCCTGCGTCCTCAGGAGGCTGCACAGGTGGCCCACAGCAGCTCTCCCGGGGGTCTCGCCAAGGTTGACATCCGCATGATCGACTTCGCTCACACGACATACAAGGGCTCCTGGAATGAGCACACCACCTACGATGGACCAGACCCTGGCTATATTTTTGGCCTGGAAAATCTCATTGGGATCCTGCAGGATATCCAAGAGGGACAATGA